One region of Flavobacterium sp. GSB-24 genomic DNA includes:
- the hisC gene encoding histidinol-phosphate transaminase, whose protein sequence is MKFDINTITRENVKSLKPYSSARDEFEDFDTADMIFLDANENPFQNGVNRYPDPQQNSVKAILAKNNNTKQSQILLGNGSDEVLDLIFRAFCEPKTDNIITLPPTYGMYSVLANINAVENREILLTNDFQPQVEKILEAVDENTKIIFLCSPNNPTGNSFSDESIVKLLQNFKGLVVIDEAYIDFSEKESWLTEIDEYPNLVITQTLSKAYGLAGIRLGICYASEAVISVLNKIKPPYNVNELTQQRAIERLKDSEKIKQEIASIINQREELLKVLLEINFVEKIYPTEANFVLVKVDDANKRYDQLIEKGIVIRNRTTQPLCENCLRFTIGTEEENAVLIKELKLLK, encoded by the coding sequence ATGAAATTCGATATAAATACAATTACACGTGAAAACGTAAAATCTTTAAAGCCATATTCTTCGGCGAGAGATGAGTTTGAAGATTTTGATACTGCCGATATGATTTTTTTGGATGCAAATGAAAATCCGTTTCAAAATGGAGTAAATCGTTATCCAGATCCACAACAGAATTCGGTTAAAGCAATTTTAGCCAAAAATAACAATACAAAACAGAGTCAGATTTTGTTAGGAAACGGAAGTGACGAAGTTTTAGATTTGATTTTCAGGGCTTTCTGCGAACCAAAAACAGATAATATTATTACGTTGCCGCCTACGTACGGAATGTACAGCGTTTTAGCGAATATCAACGCAGTAGAAAACAGAGAAATTCTGCTTACAAATGATTTTCAGCCTCAAGTAGAAAAAATTTTAGAAGCTGTCGATGAAAATACTAAAATTATCTTTTTATGCTCACCCAATAACCCGACTGGGAATTCTTTTTCAGACGAAAGTATTGTGAAATTACTTCAAAACTTTAAAGGTTTAGTAGTGATTGATGAAGCTTATATTGACTTTTCAGAAAAAGAAAGCTGGCTAACAGAAATTGACGAATATCCAAATTTGGTAATTACTCAGACACTTTCAAAAGCCTATGGTTTAGCTGGAATTCGTTTAGGAATTTGTTATGCATCAGAAGCTGTTATTTCAGTTTTGAATAAAATAAAACCGCCTTATAATGTAAACGAATTAACGCAGCAAAGAGCTATTGAGCGTTTAAAAGATTCTGAAAAGATAAAACAAGAAATAGCTTCTATTATAAATCAAAGAGAAGAATTACTTAAAGTTTTACTTGAAATAAATTTTGTAGAAAAAATTTATCCTACAGAAGCTAATTTTGTTTTGGTAAAAGTAGATGATGCTAACAAAAGATACGATCAATTAATCGAAAAAGGAATTGTAATTCGTAACAGAACCACACAGCCTTTATGCGAAAATTGTCTTCGTTTTACAATTGGAACAGAAGAGGAAAATGCTGTTTTAATTAAAGAATTAAAGTTGTTGAAATAG
- the hisG gene encoding ATP phosphoribosyltransferase has translation MSTLKIAIQKSGRLNEDSIQILKDCGISINNGIDQLKAEASNFPLEVLYLRNSDIPQYLIDGVVDLAIVGDNLLVEKGKGIEVVQKLGFSKCKVSVAVPKTLEYNSIQDLAGLRIATSYPNTVNEYFNKFGLSVDIHQISGSVEIAPNIGLADAIVDIVSSGSTLFKNNLKEVEVILKSEAVLAVSPKVSPEIQKHIDTLKFRIQAVLRARNSKYILMNVPNDKIDAVGKILPVLRSLTVLPLAQEGWSSVHSVIDKDTFWDVIDQLKEVGAEGILVCPIEKMVL, from the coding sequence ATGAGTACTTTAAAAATTGCAATTCAAAAATCAGGTCGTTTAAACGAAGACAGCATCCAAATCTTAAAAGACTGCGGTATTTCGATCAACAACGGAATCGACCAGCTAAAGGCCGAAGCTTCTAATTTTCCTCTTGAAGTTTTGTATCTTAGAAATTCAGATATCCCTCAATATTTAATTGATGGAGTAGTAGATCTAGCTATTGTTGGCGACAATCTTTTGGTAGAAAAAGGAAAAGGAATCGAAGTGGTTCAAAAATTAGGATTCTCAAAATGTAAAGTTTCTGTTGCTGTTCCTAAAACTTTGGAATATAATTCAATACAAGATTTAGCTGGATTACGTATTGCAACTTCTTATCCCAATACAGTTAACGAATATTTTAATAAATTTGGTTTAAGTGTAGACATTCACCAAATTTCTGGTTCTGTAGAAATCGCTCCAAACATTGGTCTTGCAGATGCAATTGTAGATATCGTTTCAAGCGGAAGCACTTTATTCAAGAACAATTTAAAAGAAGTTGAAGTTATCTTGAAAAGTGAAGCAGTTTTAGCCGTTTCTCCAAAAGTTTCTCCAGAAATTCAAAAACACATTGATACTTTAAAATTCAGAATTCAAGCGGTTTTAAGAGCTAGAAATTCAAAATACATTTTAATGAACGTTCCAAATGACAAGATTGATGCTGTTGGAAAAATTCTTCCGGTTTTAAGAAGTTTAACCGTTTTGCCATTGGCACAGGAAGGCTGGAGCAGTGTGCACTCGGTAATCGATAAAGATACTTTTTGGGACGTAATCGACCAGTTAAAAGAAGTTGGAGCAGAAGGAATTTTGGTTTGCCCAATTGAGAAAATGGTTCTTTAA
- the hisD gene encoding histidinol dehydrogenase: protein MNKINNPKPETWSEILKRPTQTIDDIEVTVKEIFKEVQKKGDEAVAKYTSIFDGISLDNYEVSKEEISEAINLIPNELKEAIKLAKDNIYKFHKAQKTDRIELETIEGVNCWQEKRPIQKIGLYIPGGTAPLFSTVLMLAVPAEIAGCKEIVLCSPPDKSGKINPAILYAANLCGVTKILKVGGIQAIAGMTFGTQSIPKVYKIFGPGNQFVTVAKQLATQFGVAIDMPAGPSELLIVADDTAVPAFVASDLLSQAEHGTDSQVILVSTSKKIIDEVEKEIQSQIEVLPRKAIAVKAIENSKLIYVENDKIALDLINEYGPEHFIICSQYDDFYCNGIVNAGSVFIGNYTPESAGDYASGTNHTLPTNGYAKNYSGVNLDSFMKSMTFQKISEKGIQNIGKAIELMAEAEGLQAHKNAVTLRLKSLE from the coding sequence ATGAATAAGATAAACAATCCAAAACCAGAAACCTGGTCTGAAATATTAAAGAGACCAACTCAAACCATTGATGATATTGAGGTTACGGTAAAAGAAATCTTCAAAGAAGTTCAGAAAAAAGGAGATGAAGCAGTTGCAAAATACACTTCAATCTTTGATGGAATTTCTTTAGATAATTATGAAGTTTCTAAAGAAGAAATTAGTGAAGCAATTAATCTGATTCCGAACGAATTAAAAGAGGCAATCAAATTAGCAAAAGACAATATTTATAAATTTCACAAAGCTCAAAAAACAGATAGAATTGAACTAGAGACTATCGAAGGCGTAAATTGCTGGCAGGAAAAAAGACCGATTCAGAAAATTGGTTTGTATATTCCAGGAGGAACAGCCCCTTTGTTTTCAACAGTTTTAATGCTTGCTGTTCCTGCTGAAATTGCGGGCTGCAAAGAAATTGTTTTGTGTTCGCCGCCAGATAAATCAGGGAAAATTAATCCAGCAATTTTATACGCAGCAAATTTATGCGGTGTAACTAAGATTTTAAAAGTAGGCGGGATTCAGGCGATCGCCGGAATGACATTTGGAACACAATCTATTCCAAAAGTGTATAAAATTTTCGGCCCTGGAAATCAGTTTGTAACCGTAGCTAAGCAATTAGCAACTCAATTTGGTGTTGCAATTGACATGCCTGCTGGTCCTTCAGAATTATTAATTGTTGCTGATGATACGGCGGTTCCTGCATTTGTAGCATCAGATTTATTGTCTCAGGCAGAACATGGAACTGATAGTCAGGTAATTTTGGTTTCGACTTCAAAGAAAATAATTGATGAAGTAGAAAAGGAAATCCAATCTCAAATAGAAGTTCTTCCCAGAAAAGCAATTGCAGTAAAAGCAATTGAAAATTCGAAATTGATTTATGTTGAAAATGATAAGATTGCTTTAGATTTAATCAACGAATACGGACCAGAGCACTTTATCATCTGTTCTCAATACGATGATTTTTACTGCAACGGAATTGTAAATGCAGGTTCTGTTTTTATTGGGAATTATACTCCTGAAAGTGCTGGAGATTATGCATCAGGAACCAATCACACCTTGCCGACAAATGGATATGCTAAAAATTACAGCGGTGTAAATTTAGATAGTTTCATGAAATCGATGACATTCCAAAAAATTTCAGAAAAAGGTATTCAAAATATTGGAAAAGCAATTGAGCTTATGGCTGAAGCGGAAGGTTTGCAAGCGCATAAGAATGCTGTTACCTTAAGATTGAAGAGTTTAGAATAA
- a CDS encoding HAMP domain-containing sensor histidine kinase has product MTSLSFKNRIALNYILTTGLLVLVAFSAIYFIVKLTVYNHIDENLNIEIQDHLKEIKIENKKVVLMDAEEWEEREHNSVDVNPVFVQFLDLNKKIIEKSPNLKNEKLVFHENKEHFQLFDTKLLGNKIRQIQVPLHIKTKKIGYLIIAMSLSDSSKVLENLLDTLLIAFPIILLLLFFLARFFAGRSIKPINDIIYTSRVITKDNLKTRIPLPKTRDELFTLSKTINNLLDRIEDAIEREKQFTSDASHELRTPLTVIKGTLEVLVRKPRDSKEYEEKINYCINEVDHLNSLVDQLLLMARFENQKQNINRENVYLNAVILDVLTLNAEKIKSRNINVILDAPEEFYTYSDNYLVVTILRNIISNAVKYSNNDSQIRISLSRENHKIICNISDQGIGIAKEDLESILNPFFRSDSLNHSEIKGTGLGLFIVKRMTDLLQIKFKIESEIGKGTQVLLTFEEYEDPLK; this is encoded by the coding sequence ATGACATCATTATCCTTTAAAAATAGAATTGCGTTAAATTATATTTTAACAACAGGACTGCTGGTCCTGGTTGCGTTCTCAGCTATTTATTTTATTGTAAAACTCACTGTTTACAACCATATTGATGAAAATCTGAACATTGAAATTCAGGATCACTTAAAAGAAATCAAGATTGAAAACAAAAAAGTGGTTTTGATGGATGCTGAAGAATGGGAGGAAAGAGAACATAATTCTGTTGATGTAAATCCTGTTTTTGTTCAGTTTTTGGATTTGAATAAAAAAATAATCGAAAAGTCTCCTAATTTAAAGAATGAAAAATTAGTTTTTCATGAAAACAAAGAACATTTTCAGCTTTTTGACACCAAATTATTAGGAAATAAAATTCGTCAAATTCAAGTTCCACTTCACATAAAAACTAAGAAAATAGGCTATTTAATTATTGCAATGTCACTTTCAGATTCTTCAAAAGTGCTGGAAAATTTGTTAGATACCTTATTGATTGCTTTTCCGATAATCCTTTTATTGTTATTCTTTCTTGCTCGATTTTTTGCAGGACGAAGTATAAAACCCATAAATGACATTATTTACACTTCTAGGGTTATTACAAAAGACAATCTAAAAACAAGAATTCCGCTTCCGAAAACTAGAGACGAACTTTTTACACTTTCTAAAACCATAAATAATTTATTAGACCGAATTGAAGATGCAATCGAACGCGAAAAACAATTTACATCAGACGCCTCGCACGAATTAAGAACACCTTTAACAGTTATTAAAGGAACACTTGAAGTATTAGTACGTAAACCTCGTGACAGTAAAGAATATGAAGAAAAAATTAATTACTGTATTAATGAAGTAGATCACTTAAATTCTCTTGTGGATCAGTTACTTTTAATGGCGCGTTTTGAAAATCAAAAGCAAAATATCAATAGGGAAAATGTGTATTTAAATGCAGTCATTTTAGATGTTCTAACTTTGAATGCAGAGAAAATTAAATCTCGAAATATCAATGTAATATTAGATGCTCCTGAAGAATTTTATACCTATTCTGATAATTATTTAGTAGTAACCATTCTCCGAAATATTATTTCGAATGCAGTAAAATATTCTAATAATGATAGTCAAATTAGAATTTCGTTATCCAGAGAAAATCACAAGATTATCTGTAATATTTCAGATCAAGGAATTGGAATTGCGAAAGAAGATTTAGAATCCATTTTGAATCCGTTTTTTAGATCAGATTCCTTAAATCATTCTGAAATTAAAGGAACAGGTTTAGGTTTGTTTATCGTAAAAAGAATGACAGATCTGCTTCAAATTAAATTTAAAATTGAAAGTGAAATCGGCAAAGGAACTCAGGTTTTATTGACTTTTGAGGAATATGAAGATCCGTTAAAGTAA
- a CDS encoding response regulator transcription factor, with protein sequence MHILIVEDELGIVQFLKQGLQEEGYQVTTANDGSKGFELAHEQKFDLILLDWMLPKINGLDLCKAIRVKDQTTPIIFLTAKDTVQETIEGLKAGANDYIKKPFSFEELAERIKVHFRNKKQTEILTLGTIRMDLSKHIVLKDQEEISLTQREFELLTYLIQHKGKVCTRNQILRDVWDINFEYDTGVIDVFMNAIRKKLKLKIEEDYIKTIRGVGYIAND encoded by the coding sequence ATGCATATTTTAATAGTTGAAGACGAATTAGGGATTGTTCAGTTTTTAAAACAAGGCCTACAAGAAGAAGGTTATCAGGTAACGACCGCAAATGATGGTTCTAAGGGCTTCGAATTGGCTCATGAACAAAAGTTTGATTTGATTCTTTTAGATTGGATGCTTCCAAAAATTAACGGACTTGATCTCTGCAAAGCGATTAGGGTTAAAGATCAAACGACGCCAATTATTTTTTTAACCGCAAAAGATACTGTTCAGGAAACAATAGAAGGTTTAAAAGCTGGAGCAAATGACTATATCAAAAAGCCGTTTAGTTTTGAGGAATTGGCAGAGCGTATTAAAGTTCATTTTAGAAATAAAAAACAAACCGAAATATTAACTCTCGGAACTATCCGAATGGATTTGTCTAAGCATATTGTTTTAAAAGATCAAGAAGAGATTTCGTTAACGCAGAGAGAATTCGAATTATTAACATATTTAATTCAGCATAAAGGAAAAGTCTGTACAAGAAATCAGATTTTAAGGGATGTATGGGATATAAATTTTGAATATGACACTGGTGTAATTGATGTTTTTATGAATGCCATTCGGAAAAAACTGAAACTTAAAATTGAAGAAGATTATATAAAAACTATCCGTGGCGTTGGTTATATAGCCAATGATTGA
- a CDS encoding putative sulfate exporter family transporter, with protein MKTKQHTTAQLFEINHSLQQVLFVAVILLCLFSIISPPIALLLGVLIVNVFGNPFVQFNHKAITFLLQFSVVGLGFGMNAHSAVSAGKEGFILTVFSIFSTLIFGFLIGKWLQTDKKTSHLISCGTAICGGSAIAAIAPVIKSNENQTSIALGVVFILNSIALFVFPFIGHQLDLSQKDFGLWCAIAIHDTSSVVGASNKYGAEALQVATTVKLARALWIIPISLLTAFVFNKQSRSFGTKIKIPYFIGLFIVAMLVNTYLPSTNTFTTHIVGVAKIGLTITLFLIGATLNFSTLKAVGVKPLLQGVFLWIFIAVLALVSIIYLS; from the coding sequence TTGAAAACAAAACAACATACAACAGCACAATTATTTGAAATTAATCATTCGTTACAGCAGGTGCTTTTTGTTGCAGTGATTTTGTTGTGTTTATTTTCAATCATTTCTCCGCCAATCGCACTTTTACTAGGAGTACTAATTGTAAATGTTTTCGGAAATCCATTCGTTCAATTCAATCATAAAGCAATCACATTTTTACTGCAGTTTTCAGTTGTGGGTTTAGGTTTCGGAATGAACGCCCATAGCGCAGTTTCAGCAGGAAAAGAAGGTTTTATTCTAACCGTTTTTTCAATTTTCAGTACTTTAATTTTTGGTTTTTTAATTGGTAAATGGTTGCAAACAGACAAGAAAACATCCCATTTAATTTCTTGCGGAACAGCAATTTGCGGAGGAAGTGCAATCGCGGCTATTGCGCCAGTAATTAAATCAAACGAAAATCAGACTTCAATTGCTTTGGGAGTAGTTTTTATACTGAATTCAATTGCCTTATTTGTTTTTCCATTTATTGGGCATCAATTAGATTTATCCCAAAAAGATTTCGGACTTTGGTGTGCAATTGCAATTCACGATACCAGTTCGGTTGTTGGGGCTTCTAATAAATACGGAGCAGAAGCTTTACAGGTGGCAACAACAGTAAAATTAGCAAGAGCTTTGTGGATTATTCCGATATCGCTTTTAACAGCTTTTGTTTTTAATAAGCAATCCAGAAGCTTTGGAACAAAAATAAAAATCCCTTATTTTATTGGGTTATTTATTGTGGCTATGCTTGTAAACACATATTTGCCATCTACAAATACTTTCACCACACATATAGTTGGCGTAGCTAAAATTGGTTTAACAATTACTTTATTCTTAATTGGTGCAACTCTAAATTTCTCTACTTTAAAAGCAGTAGGAGTAAAGCCTTTATTACAGGGAGTTTTTCTTTGGATCTTTATAGCTGTTTTAGCTTTAGTCTCAATTATTTACTTGAGTTAA
- a CDS encoding glycoside hydrolase family 68 protein, which yields MRFTFLNIIFFLSTVCFAQENEIKPKNVSDSILNSKRTVRFSDPFNAERIMQKLFPGKLYHLKEKNTFVSWTCKTCKPAPFVDVNGVEGDQMFPYSNGVATRLLANIDYADSKGNQFKILAFNHSVHDEDGLQTGRFSGGLLGLAKFVKNGNVWEMKSFQPGVAAFGAFAQCPTPKLLQIGEDQFAFTISHINGGAGGPYEGYLYLVAGFDGKYQPIMEVNEYQLTNVASIKWTGSYKVVDDAAKKHFRDIIVKTNGSYNKDAKVEDEFEATLPVEIAEMAKTKKQFDFEIERRFSFKGKFYKMIDKPTVKFSNVK from the coding sequence ATGCGCTTTACTTTTCTAAATATAATTTTCTTTTTATCGACTGTTTGCTTTGCTCAGGAGAACGAAATCAAACCAAAAAATGTTAGTGATAGTATCTTAAATTCAAAAAGAACAGTTAGATTTTCTGATCCTTTTAATGCAGAAAGAATAATGCAAAAATTGTTTCCTGGTAAATTATATCATCTTAAAGAGAAAAATACATTTGTAAGCTGGACCTGCAAAACTTGTAAACCTGCTCCTTTTGTAGATGTAAATGGTGTAGAAGGCGATCAAATGTTCCCTTATTCAAATGGCGTAGCTACAAGACTTCTTGCTAATATTGACTATGCAGATTCTAAAGGAAATCAATTTAAAATATTGGCTTTTAATCATTCTGTTCATGATGAAGATGGCTTACAAACTGGACGTTTTTCCGGCGGTTTGTTAGGTTTAGCAAAATTCGTTAAAAATGGTAACGTCTGGGAAATGAAATCTTTTCAGCCTGGTGTTGCTGCTTTTGGAGCTTTTGCACAATGTCCTACTCCAAAACTTTTACAAATTGGAGAAGATCAATTTGCTTTTACTATTTCGCATATTAATGGCGGTGCCGGTGGCCCGTATGAAGGCTATCTGTATCTTGTGGCTGGCTTTGATGGTAAATATCAACCTATAATGGAAGTTAATGAGTATCAATTAACCAATGTTGCAAGCATAAAATGGACTGGTTCTTATAAAGTTGTTGACGATGCTGCTAAAAAACATTTTAGAGATATTATAGTAAAAACCAACGGTTCTTATAATAAAGACGCAAAAGTCGAAGATGAATTTGAAGCAACACTTCCTGTAGAAATAGCTGAAATGGCCAAAACTAAAAAACAGTTTGATTTTGAAATTGAAAGACGTTTTTCTTTTAAAGGAAAATTTTATAAGATGATAGACAAACCAACTGTCAAATTTTCAAATGTAAAATAG
- a CDS encoding zinc dependent phospholipase C family protein translates to MKNFKSKPRLIAFCALIIGFFTLSWGIVGHERINKAAVMALPHPLQVFFYNHIDFITQEASVPDIRKYALSYKDEGPRHYFDMENFGPADSYPQTLEEAKKKYDAKFLSDNGILPWYIEDMMAKLTKAFKDKNRAEILFLAADLGHYIGDAHMPLHTSANHDGQLSDQKGIHSLWESRLPELFAKNYKLNVPYAHHYDDVHKAIWDMINDTHSLAQPLLDIDKKLRTATPENQVFKMDADGKVLKSKYNTAVFADEYAKKLHDQLNGMVESQMKKAITATASFWYTAWVDAGKPDLSDLDSPEVTKRNSKALKEDWELYQKGDLFGLKNQND, encoded by the coding sequence ATGAAAAACTTCAAATCTAAACCAAGATTAATTGCGTTCTGTGCTTTAATCATTGGGTTTTTTACTTTATCCTGGGGAATTGTAGGTCACGAAAGAATCAACAAAGCAGCTGTAATGGCATTGCCGCATCCACTTCAGGTTTTCTTTTACAATCATATTGATTTTATTACACAAGAAGCTTCAGTTCCAGATATTCGTAAATATGCTTTAAGTTATAAAGATGAAGGTCCAAGGCATTATTTCGATATGGAAAACTTTGGTCCAGCTGATAGTTATCCGCAAACTTTAGAAGAAGCAAAGAAAAAATATGACGCTAAATTTTTAAGCGATAACGGAATTTTACCTTGGTATATTGAAGATATGATGGCAAAATTGACTAAAGCTTTTAAAGATAAAAATAGAGCAGAGATCTTATTTTTGGCGGCAGATTTGGGGCATTACATTGGCGATGCGCACATGCCATTGCATACTTCTGCAAATCATGACGGGCAATTAAGCGATCAAAAAGGAATTCATTCTCTTTGGGAGAGCAGGCTTCCAGAGTTATTTGCTAAGAATTATAAATTAAATGTTCCTTATGCGCATCATTATGATGATGTCCACAAAGCAATTTGGGATATGATAAATGATACACACAGTTTAGCACAGCCTTTATTGGATATTGATAAAAAATTAAGAACAGCTACACCAGAAAACCAAGTTTTTAAAATGGATGCCGATGGTAAAGTTTTGAAAAGTAAATATAATACAGCTGTTTTTGCTGATGAATATGCTAAAAAACTACACGATCAGCTAAACGGAATGGTAGAAAGTCAAATGAAAAAGGCGATTACAGCAACCGCAAGTTTTTGGTATACTGCTTGGGTAGATGCTGGAAAACCAGATTTGAGTGATTTAGATTCGCCAGAAGTGACAAAAAGAAACAGTAAAGCTTTAAAAGAAGATTGGGAACTTTATCAAAAAGGAGATTTATTCGGATTGAAAAACCAAAATGATTAA
- a CDS encoding alkaline phosphatase family protein, translated as MTFSKKLSPFYNLAVLYFIVSLILRIVLFFHPITQSSFTFAESLKIFTLGLISDFFVFVIASIFLWLYLIFISNSKYNKPYGYFILAGFASFLIYIASGKSIFDEYGGALPKIVLIFVAIKTTLFALFLFLPKYRTKIRFWLFAFVIFLYVLLILQNAISEFFFWNEFGVKYNFIAVNYLIYTNEVIGNIMQSYPVIPIFSGLFIITGIITFFIIKNSRNYIDEIPNFNEKLKITAIYGALFAASLFAIPSLAKTENSKNLFVNELQSNGIYKFYLAFQNNKLDYFKFYKTISNEKAFALLKEQFPTITGENTLREINNDSIEKHKNVVLITVESLSADFMKMYGNQENITPFLDSLAQKSLLFTNVYAAGNRTVRGLEAVTLCLPPTAGESVVKREDNKNKFSTGSVFLKKGYNVKFMYGGDAFFDNMQDFYSGNGYQIIDKSNFSENEITFSNVWGVCDEDMYNKAIKVMNAEAQQNKPFFNHIMTVSNHRPFTYPNNKIDIPGNIKSRDGGVKYTDYALRQFFNKAKEQPWFNNTVFVIVADHCASSAGKTQLPLDKYRIPALIYAPDSKPEKYTKLMSQIDIMPTLFGLLNFDYKSKFFGQDVLKPDYQPRAFIATYQDLGFIKDNVLTILSPKQQIKQFQLKLNPKAGIAPEFQIHYDEIPLKSENTELTNETISYYQAASYVLKKKEYQLKDLGLTFKNAKLYAKVR; from the coding sequence ATGACTTTTTCCAAAAAACTTTCGCCTTTTTACAATCTTGCCGTATTGTACTTTATTGTAAGTTTGATACTCAGAATTGTCCTTTTTTTTCACCCAATTACACAAAGCTCTTTTACATTCGCTGAAAGCCTCAAAATCTTTACCTTAGGCTTAATTTCAGATTTTTTTGTATTTGTAATAGCTTCAATTTTCCTTTGGCTGTATCTTATTTTTATCTCCAATTCAAAATACAATAAACCTTACGGATATTTTATTCTCGCGGGTTTCGCTTCTTTTTTAATTTATATAGCTTCTGGAAAAAGTATTTTTGATGAATACGGCGGTGCTTTACCAAAAATTGTTTTAATTTTTGTGGCGATTAAAACGACTTTATTTGCCCTGTTTTTATTCTTACCAAAATATCGCACCAAAATTAGATTCTGGCTTTTTGCATTTGTAATTTTTTTATACGTTTTATTGATCCTTCAAAATGCGATAAGTGAGTTTTTCTTTTGGAATGAATTTGGAGTTAAGTACAATTTTATTGCTGTTAATTACCTCATTTACACTAATGAAGTTATAGGAAACATTATGCAGTCTTATCCTGTAATTCCTATATTTTCGGGATTATTTATTATTACTGGAATTATTACATTTTTTATTATAAAGAACTCCCGAAATTATATTGATGAAATTCCAAACTTCAACGAAAAACTTAAAATTACAGCTATTTACGGAGCACTATTTGCAGCTTCTTTATTTGCAATTCCAAGCCTAGCTAAAACGGAAAATTCAAAAAATTTATTTGTTAACGAGTTACAATCTAACGGGATTTATAAGTTTTACTTGGCTTTTCAGAATAACAAACTTGATTATTTTAAATTTTATAAAACAATTTCGAACGAAAAAGCTTTTGCACTTTTAAAAGAACAATTTCCGACAATTACTGGAGAAAATACTTTACGTGAAATCAATAATGATTCTATCGAAAAACATAAAAATGTAGTTTTAATTACGGTTGAAAGTTTAAGTGCCGATTTCATGAAAATGTACGGAAACCAAGAGAATATCACGCCATTTTTAGATAGTTTAGCACAGAAAAGTTTATTATTTACCAATGTATATGCTGCAGGAAACAGAACGGTACGAGGTCTTGAAGCTGTAACTTTATGCTTGCCTCCTACTGCTGGAGAGAGTGTTGTGAAAAGAGAAGACAATAAAAACAAATTTTCTACTGGTTCTGTTTTTCTTAAAAAAGGTTACAACGTAAAATTCATGTACGGCGGAGATGCTTTTTTCGATAATATGCAGGACTTCTATTCTGGAAACGGTTATCAGATTATTGATAAATCTAACTTTTCTGAAAATGAAATTACTTTTTCGAATGTATGGGGAGTCTGCGATGAAGACATGTACAACAAAGCTATAAAGGTTATGAACGCTGAAGCACAGCAGAATAAACCTTTTTTCAATCATATCATGACGGTAAGTAATCACAGGCCGTTTACATATCCGAACAATAAAATTGATATTCCAGGAAATATAAAATCTCGCGACGGCGGCGTAAAATATACCGATTATGCGCTTCGCCAGTTTTTCAACAAAGCTAAAGAACAGCCTTGGTTCAACAATACTGTTTTTGTTATTGTTGCCGATCATTGTGCTTCGAGTGCCGGAAAAACACAACTTCCGTTAGACAAATACAGAATTCCAGCTTTAATTTATGCTCCAGATAGTAAACCTGAGAAATACACCAAATTAATGTCTCAAATTGATATTATGCCAACATTATTTGGGCTGTTAAATTTTGATTATAAAAGTAAATTTTTCGGGCAGGATGTTTTAAAACCAGATTATCAGCCTAGGGCTTTTATTGCCACTTATCAAGATTTAGGTTTTATAAAAGACAATGTTTTGACAATTTTATCTCCAAAACAACAGATAAAACAATTTCAATTAAAACTTAACCCAAAAGCCGGCATTGCACCTGAATTTCAGATTCACTACGATGAAATCCCACTAAAATCTGAAAATACGGAATTGACCAACGAAACAATTTCTTATTATCAAGCTGCTTCTTACGTTTTAAAGAAAAAAGAGTACCAGCTTAAAGATTTAGGTTTAACTTTTAAGAATGCTAAATTATATGCAAAGGTTCGATAA